One Rhizoctonia solani chromosome 2, complete sequence DNA segment encodes these proteins:
- a CDS encoding pathogenesis-related protein PR5K (thaumatin family) — protein MRSVALLAFFGSVLGRTFTVYNACPFTIWPAVFTDLNVGNAVPGIETGWEAAAFTKRTFNVPDNWKAGRIWGRRNCNFSTNPGPNSCLSGGCNGGLLCDSRTGTGVPPASVAEWTLNAADGLDWYDVSLVDGYNLPMRITNTASCPVADCAVDLGPDCPAPLKGPFDSTGFPVGCKSACAANLDGNQANSRNCCSGQYSTPQTCPPSGVQYYSYFKDRCPRSYVYAYDESSGTALFTCPASKRADS, from the exons ATGAGATCTGTCGCATTACTTGCATTCTTCGGCTCTGTCCTCGGGCGCACTTTCACAGTATACAATGCATGCCCATTCACTATCTGGCCTGCTGTCTTT ACTGATTTGAACGTTGGAAACGCTGTTCCTGGGATCGAAACTGGATGGGAGGCTGCCGCGTTCACTAAGCGCACCTTCAACGTTCCAGACAACTGGAAGGCCGGCCGTATCTGG GGCCGCCGTAACTGCAACTTCTCGACGAACCCAGGTCCCAACTCGTGCTTGAGCGGAGGATGCAATGGAGGTTTGTTGTGCGACTCGCGCACCGGGACTGGTGTGCCCCCGGCTAGTGTCGCAGAGTGGACACTTAACGCTGCTGATGGTCTTGATTGGTATGATG TCAGCCTGGTCGATGGTTACAATCTGCCTATGCGCATCACTAACACTGCCAGCTGCCCTGTGGCTGACTGCGCTGTTGACCTTGGTCCTGATTGCCCCGCCCCCCTCAAAGGGCCATTCGATTCTACTGGCTTCCCAGTTGGATGCAAG TCTGCTTGCGCCGCCAATCTAGATGGGAATCAAGCTAACTCCCGTAATTGTTGTTCGGGACAATACAGCACGCCTCAGACATGTCCTCCTTCTGGAGTACAATACTACTCGTACTTCAAGGACCGCTGCCCTCGGTCATACGTTTATGCATATGATGAATCTAGCGGCACTGCGTTGTTCACATGCCCTGCTTCAAAGAGGGCAGACT CTTAG
- a CDS encoding pathogenesis-related protein PR5K (thaumatin family) produces the protein MVKSAVLLAFIGSALGRTFTVYNACPFTIWPAVFTDLNVGSAVPSIETGWEAAAYTKRTFTVPDNWKAGRIWGRRNCNFATNPGPNSCLTGGCNGGLKCDSRTGTGVPPASVAEWTLSGSDGLDWYDVSLVDGYNLPMSITNNVGCQVASCAVDLGPNCPAPLKGPYDSSGFPVGCKSACFANLDGNQANSGNCCSGSHNTPATCPPSGVQYYSYFKNACPRSYVYAYDESSGTALWNCPASKKADYTLTFCP, from the exons ATGGTCAAGTCTGCTGTCCTCCTCGCTTTCATTGGTTCCGCTCTCGGGCGTACATTCACCGTCTACAACGCCTGTCCATTCACCATCTGGCCTGCTGTTTTC ACTGATCTCAACGTCGGTTCTGCTGTTCCTTCTATCGAAACTGGTTGGGAGGCTGCTGCCTACACCAAGCGTACTTTCACCGTCCCCGACAACTGGAAGGCTGGTCGTATTTGGGGACGCCGCAACTGCAATTTCGCTACCAACCCAGGTCCCAATTCCTGTCTGACTGGTGGTTGCAATGGCGGTCTCAAGTGCGACTCTCGTACTGGCACTGGTGTACCCCCGGCTAGCGTTGCCGAGTGGACCCTCAGCGGCTCTGATGGGCTTGACTGGTACGATG TGAGCTTGGTCGATGGATACAACTTGCCCATGAGCATCACCAACAACGTTGGATGTCAGGTCGCCTCGTGCGCGGTTGATCTTGGGCCAAACTGTCCTGCTCctttgaaggggccttaTGACAGCAGTGGCTTCCCAGTTGGTTGCAAG TCTGCCTGCTTTGCGAACCTCGATGGGAACCAAGCCAATTCCGGTAACTGTTGCTCCGGCTCCCATAACACCCCCGCAACTTGCCCTCCCTCTGGCGTTCAGTACTACTCGTATTTCAAGAATGCTTGCCCACGGTCCTACGTCTATGCCTATGACGAGTCAAGCGGCACAGCCTTGTGGAATTGCCCTGCTTCGAAGAAGGCTGATT ACACTCTTACTTTCTGCCCTTGA
- a CDS encoding pathogenesis-related protein PR5K (thaumatin family), with protein MKTAVLLAIAGSALGRTFTVYNACPFTIWPAIFTDLSVGSAVPAIENGWEAPAYSKRSFNVPDNWKVGRIWGRTQCDFSKTPAGINSCLTGGCNGGLVCDGRTGVGLPPVTFAEFTLGDTGGSDFTDVSLVDGFNLPMRISNTGGCGVAECTVNLNKDCPEALRGPLDSNGSVAACKSACLAQLSPPSDSSSCCTGGFAKPSTCPPSGVEYYSYFKNPCPKSYVYVYDESSGTALWTCPSSKKADYTVTFCP; from the exons ATGAAAACTGCAGTTCTCCTTGCTATCGCTGGTTCTGCCCTCGGCCGCACATTTACCGTCTATAACGCGTGTCCATTTACCATCTGGCCTGCTATCTTC ACTGATCTGAGCGTTGGCTCCGCCGTTCCTGCGATCGAAAATGGGTGGGAAGCGCCGGCATACTCAAAACGTTCATTTAATGTCCCCGATAACTGGAAGGTTGGACGCATCTGGGGTCGTACCCAGTGCGATTTCTCAAAGACACCTGCTGGTATAAATTCATGTCTCACAGGCGGATGTAACGGTGGGCTGGTGTGCGACGGAAGAACGGGAGTCGGCCTCCCACCTGTCACCTTTGCCGAATTTACGTTGGGTGATACTGGAGGGTCCGACTTTACGGATG TGAGTTTGGTCGATGGATTCAACCTGCCTATGCGTATTTCCAACACTGGCGGGTGCGGAGTTGCCGAATGTACCGTGAATCTAAACAAGGATTGTCCTGAGGCTCTCAGGGGACCTTTGGATTCAAATGGAAGTGTCGCTGCTTGTAAG TCTGCTTGCCTAGCACAACTCAGTCCCCCAAGCGATTCATCAAGTTGCTGCACCGGTGGATTCGCTAAGCCTTCGACTTGCCCGCCATCCGGAGTCGAATATTATTCTTACTTTAAGAATCCTTGCCCAAAGTCGTACGTCTACGTTTATGACGAGTCGAGCGGTACTGCGTTGTGGACGTGCCCTTCCTCAAAGAAGGCCGACT ATACTGTAACGTTCTGCCCATGA
- a CDS encoding Retrotransposable element Tf2 protein: MKYFYDQKHRKEEEIQVGDKVWLSHQNISTNRPSIKLSHKKLGPYLVIEKIGSHAYKLQLPHTMRIHPVFHINLLTKFHPDPHGRDPPQPAPIVTEEGEEEYKVEKILNSKWKGHSKGRKLWYLVKWKGYDEGSNLWEPVDNVANANKARKEFHEEYPDAIGA; encoded by the coding sequence atgaaataCTTCTATGATCAAAAACATAGGAAGGAAGAGGAAATCCAAGTAGGGGACAAGGTCTGGCTAAGTCATCAAAACATATCCACCAATAGACCCTCCATAAAACTTAGCCACAAAAAACTAGGACCCTACTTAGTgattgagaaaataggatCCCATGCATATAAACTTCAATTACCTCAtactatgcgcatacatcctgtCTTCCATATCAACCTCcttacaaaattccatcctGATCCTCATGGACGTGATCCTCcccaacctgcacctattgtcacagaagaaggtgaggaggaatacaaagtagaaaaAATCCTGAATAGTAAATGGAAAGGACACAGCAAGGGAAGAAAATTATGGTACCTggttaaatggaagggatatgatGAAGGAAGTAATTTATGGGAACCAGTTGATAATGTGGCCAATGCCAACAAAGCAAGAAAAGAATTCCATGAAGAGTACCCAGATGCaattggagcttga
- a CDS encoding Retrotransposable element Tf2 protein — MLWLKKHNPQISWEKHTLVFNSVYCSNNCLSTPAVLELKAVEEIPLPYQEFAKVFSEEESSKLPPHCPYDIAIELLPDAKPQHGPIYSLGPREDAKLKETIEKQLKAGLIRPSKSPMASPILFVKKKNGKLRIRLGHQSKVTSAMNWSIPKNVKNIQEFLGFVNFYRQFIPNFGNMAQPLYNLLKKDSLWKWESAEQQSFDGLKMSYCDASDYATGAILSQCNSEGKLAPVAYLSKSLSPAKKNYDIFDKELLAVIRAFKEWHYLLEGLELPVQVLTDHKNLEPGAQNKKADILSRQYDLVPLEGGVENQVLLKLELFISAITPDQEINNLIGEAIYEDDRLKEILHKLQNKDKVVDWELKEGLLWYQGKIFVLKDETIRNLILESRHNALAAGHPGQARTLELVSRNYYWPSLKKFVNSYVSHFKTCIWSKPTNQVPIGLLKPLQIPECPWEDIAYDMIVGLPMSEGFDAIFTVIDRFSKMVHFIPTQSTASAINIANLFMLYIWKLHGLPRSTVSNRGPNFNTKFIRHLYKRLDIKPTFSTAYHPQTEGQTEWIQQEAEVFICMFGNHCQLDWVSLLPIAEFALNNLKQTSTGKSPFQVCYGLNPQFSVGQKLDETVPNADKHAEFLEKGYDEVKAALSLSQCCTPL; from the exons ATGTTGTGGTTAAAAAAACATAATCCCCAAATTTCATGGGAAAAGCACACACTTGTTTTTAACTCTGTATATTGCTCAAACAATTGTCTATCTACCCCTGCTGTCttagaactcaaagcagtagaagaaatacCACTCCCTTACCAagaatttgctaaagtcttctCAGAAGAGGAATCGTCCAAACTACCGCCCCACTGTCCCTATGATATAGCAATTGAACTGCTTCCTGACGCAAAACCCCAACATGGTCCTATATATAGTCTAGGACCAAGGGAAGATGCCAAGCTCAAGGAAACCATTGAAAAGCAGCTCAAGGCAGGATTAATCCGCCCCTCCAAGTCTCCCATGGCATCACCCatattatttgtcaaaaagaaaaatgggaaattAAGGAT acgtctaggacaccaaTCCAAAGTCACAAGTGCCATGAATTGGTCAAtacctaagaatgtcaaaaacatccaagaattcttaggatttgtgaacttttATAGACAATTTATCCccaattttggcaatatggcACAACCTCTATACAATTTGCTCAAGAAGGATAGCctctggaaatgggaatcagcagaacaacaatcctttgaTGGCCTAAAAATGTCTTAT TGTGACGCATCAGACTATGCCACTGGAGCCATATTATCCCAATGCAATTCTGAGGGGAAACTGGCCCCAGTAGCCTATCTATCTAAATCCTTATCCCCAGCCAAAAAGAATTATGACATTTTTGATAAGGAACTATTAGCGGTCATCAGAGCGTTTAAGGAATGGCATTACCTACTGGAAGGATTGGAACTGCCAGTCCAAGTTTTAACAGATCACAAAAACTTGGA GCCTGGAGCACAGAACAAGAAGGCAGATATCCTTTCCAGACAATATGACttagtaccccttgaagggggggtagagaaccaagttctcctGAAGCTGGAACTTTTTATCTCAGCAATCACTCCAGATCAGGAAATTAACAACCTAATTGGTGAAGCAATCTATGAGGATGACCGTCTTAAAGAAATCTTGCATaaactccagaacaaggacAAAGTGGTTGACTGGGAATTAAAAGAGGGCctactatggtatcaaggaaaaaTCTTTGTACTCAAAGATGAAACCATTAGGAACCTCATTTTAGAATCAAGGCACAATGCATTAGctgcaggacatccaggacaagccaGAACATTGGAACTTGTCTCCAGaaattactactggccatcactgaaaaagtttgtcaactCTTATGTCAGCCATTTCAAAACCTGCATTTGGTCCAAACctacaaatcaagtaccCATAGGCCTGTTAAAACCATTACAAATACCAGAATGCCCCTGGGAAGATATAGcttatgatatgattgtgggactacCAATGTCAGAAGGGTTTGATGCCATATTCACAGTCATTGACAGGTTCTCTAAAATGGTCCATTTTATTCCTACCCAATCCACAGCATCTGCCATCAATATAGCCAACCTTTTCATGTTGTATATATGGAAATTACATGGATTGCCCAGAAGCACAGTATCCAATAGAGGTCCCAACTTCAACACCAAGTTTATCAGACATCTGTATAAAAGATTGGATATCAAGCCCACATTTTCTACAGCTTATCATCCCCAAACTGAAGGCCAAACAGAATGGATCCAACAGGAGGCTGAAGTCTTTATTTGCATGTTTGGTAATCATTGCCAATTAGATTGGGTTTCACTATTGCCCATAGCAGAATTTGCCCTCAACAACTTAAAACAAACATCAACTGGCAAATCACCCTTCCAAGTATGCTATGGGTTAAATCCACAATTTTCTGTTGGACAAAAATTAGATGAGACAGTTCCCAATGCAGACAAACATGCAGAATTCCTAGAAAAGGGGTATGATGAAGTTAAAGCAGCACTCTCCTTGTCACAATGTTGTAccccactgtaa
- a CDS encoding Retrotransposon-derived protein PEG10, whose translation MEPVVPATTDVKLNMGEVSLEQVIRLLWGVQSQLDRLKNKFSKQTEAINKTQLIVEGISQAVNGLAARIGNIPGPRTLEDTKPPPVKETPRPLPKTKPLQEAIHPAFQGPTCSIPGLYQPTPVKLPIVPMSPLYLAHSIQMATPPPPSLVTVAPPQFAAVKVDHLDPYKGKIGSEAKQWLTCMLAWVCLNQRMFPTQVETLSFLLMNMEDAAGAWAHPHLDLLGSHCTIIQNKDDFKREFLAAFGDPDATWAVEQKITLLTQTSTCANYITKFCTLAMELDWNDAALHGQFAQGLHWEVSRQIATCKRQPTTLLELQNAALVIDNALQEECASHLPKGSKPGNPSTPNRGASTGSQANTTKQLSNDPNYVLEEERN comes from the coding sequence ATGGAACCTGTGGTTCCAGCAACCACGGATGTCAAACTCAACATGGGAGAAGTCTCCCTTGAACAAGTCATCCGCCTCCTCTGGGGGGTCCAAAGTCAGCTTGACCGCCTCAAAAACAAGTTCAGCAAGCAAACAGAAGCCATCAACAAAACCCAGTTGATTGTTGAAGGAATATCCCAAGCCGTCAATGGCCTTGCAGCTAGGATTGGCAACATCCCTGGACCAAGGACCCTAGAGGACACCAAGCCTCCCCCAGTCAAGGAGACACCCCGTCCCCTACCCAAAACCAAGCCTTTGCAAGAGGCTATCCACCCGGCCTTCCAAGGGCCCACATGCTCCATCCCTGGGCTTTACCAGCCCACTCCAGTCAAACTCCCCATTGTCCCAATGTCCCCCCTATACTTGGCCCACTCTATCCAAATGGCTAcacctccccctccatctctggTTACAGTTGCCCCCCCTCAATTTGCAGctgtcaaagtagaccacctgGACCCCTATAAAGGGAAGATAGGGAGTGAAGCCAAGCAGTGGCTAACCTGCATGCTTGCGTGGGTTTGCCTAAATCAGAGGATGTTTCCCACTCAGGTGGAAACCCTCTCTTTCCTCCTAATGAACATGGAGGATGCAGCCGGCGCATGGGCCCACCCACACTTGGACCTCCTAGGGTCCCATTGCACAATCATCCAGAACAAGGATGATTTCAAAAGGGAGTTTCTGGCGGCATTTGGGGATCCTGATGCCACTTGGGCAGTGGAGCAGAAAATCACTTTGCTCACTCAGACCAGCACTTGTGCCAATTATATTACCAAGTTCTGCACCCTGGCCATGGAGTTAGACTGGAATGATGCGGCCTTACATGGTCAATTTGCGCAAGGTCTCCATTGGGAAGTCAGCAGGCAAATTGCCACTTGCAAGCGTCAACCCACAACccttcttgagctgcagaatgcagccttggtcattgaCAATGCCCTCCAAGAAGAGTGCGCCAGCCACCTGCCTAAGGGTAGTAAGCCTGGAAACCCTTCTACCCCCAACAGGGGGGCAAGCACTGGCTCACAGGCCAACACAACCAAGCAACTTTCCAATGACCCAAACTATGtcttggaagaagaaagaaattGA
- a CDS encoding Transposon Ty3-G Gag-Pol polyprotein: MGHKFAECCTGWKSSPVEAKAKETAKIGKELRVPAAASKDPKDNSFSNIEVCHVSTASNLSPLFTISILPKQAEPLEVLIDSGATSSFMPPCTAELLHIPLIDLPSPHTITMLNGSSPQAGKIWKKAILTFSLDGKHMTKTFLICNTGSHAAILGLKWLDAHNPEIDWNRCTLTFSHPLSESDQ, encoded by the exons atgggccacaagtttgctgAATGCTGCACAGGCTGGAAGTCCAGCCCTGTTGAGGCaaaggccaaggaaaccgccaaaattggcaaggA actaagggtacctgctgctgcaagcaaggaccccaaggacaaTAGTTTTAGTAATATAGAAGTCTGTCATGTATCTACCGCCTCCAATCTATCTCCCCTGTTCACAATCTCTATATTGCCAAAGCAAGCAGaaccactagaagtcctgatagactcaggcgccacatcctcATTCATGCCCCCTTGCACAGCAGAACTACTCCACATACCACTCATTGATCTCCCCTCCCCACATACCATTAccatgctcaatgggtcaagcccccaggctggcaaaatctggaagaaggcaatcctaaccttctcccttgatggcaaacatatgaccaagaccttcctcatctgcAACACAGGATCTCACGCTGCTATCTTGGGACTGAAGTGGCTGGACGCCCATaatccagaaattgattggaatagatGCACACTCACCTTCTCTCACCCcctgtcagagtctgaccaataa